One window of the Trifolium pratense cultivar HEN17-A07 linkage group LG2, ARS_RC_1.1, whole genome shotgun sequence genome contains the following:
- the LOC123908033 gene encoding uncharacterized protein LOC123908033 — protein MAAVTLVGPPEIYTFKSTTTAVAVPTPTTLTETTNNPFLDQMVANFNSTQMGLTENMSPTFLSTGNPCLDFFFHVVPNTPSETLVERLQLAWSQNPLTTLKLVCNLRGVRGTGKSDREGFYSAALWFHEHHPKTLAVNVPSLADFGYFKDLPEILYRLLEGSSVRKTQKEEWYQRKVGSKNKRSVTSFPFGRRNTNQKQQRKKDNKGWKGTEKDSLMTEETLARAKAQKQTAHALKEEKRIASAKKLVQRYTSDPNFKLLHDSISDHFADCLKKDLELLKSGSPTKISLAAKWCPSVDSSFDRSTLLCETIAKRIFPKEEYEGVEEAHYAYRVRDRLRKDVLVPLRKLLELPEVFIGANQWNLIPYNRVASVAMKLYKEKFLKHDKERFEKYLEDVKAGKTTIAAGALLPHEIIKSLGDGDGGEVAELQWKRMVDDLLKKGKMRNCLAVCDVSGSMYGIPMEVSVALGLLVSELSDEPWKGKVITFSAEPQLHSIQGDNLKSKTDFVRDMDWGGNTDFQKVFDRILDVAVNGNLKEDQMIKRIFVFSDMEFDQASMNPWETDYQAITRKYTEKGYGSAVPQIVFWNLRDSRATPVPATQKGVALVSGFSKNLLTLFLDNEGDISPVEAMEAAIAGPEYQKLVVLD, from the coding sequence ATGGCCGCTGTCACTCTCGTTGGCCCACCTGAGATCTACACTTTCAAATCAACCACCACTGCTGTTGCCGTCCCCACTCCAACAACACTAACTGAAACCACAAACAACCCCTTCCTTGATCAAATGGTTGCAAATTTCAATTCCACCCAAATGGGTCTCACAGAGAACATGTCACCAACGTTTCTCTCCACAGGTAACCCTTGTCTTGACTTTTTCTTCCATGTTGTTCCCAACACACCATCTGAGACACTGGTCGAGAGACTACAACTAGCATGGTCACAAAACCCACTAACCACCCTCAAACTTGTCTGTAATCTCCGTGGTGTCCGCGGTACCGGAAAGTCTGATCGTGAAGGCTTCTACTCCGCCGCTCTATGGTTTCATGAACATCATCCTAAAACCCTAGCTGTCAATGTTCCCTCCCTTGCTGACTTTGGTTACTTCAAAGATCTCCCTGAAATCCTTTACCGTCTTCTAGAAGGTTCTTCAGTTCGCAAAACGCAAAAAGAAGAGTGGTATCAAAGGAAAGTCGGATCCAAAAACAAACGTTCGGTAACATCATTCCCTTTTGGTAGAAGAAATacaaaccaaaaacaacaacGCAAGAAGGACAACAAAGGATGGAAAGGCACAGAAAAAGACTCTTTGATGACTGAAGAAACGCTGGCCCGGGCTAAGGCTCAGAAACAAACCGCTCATGCTTTGAAAGAAGAGAAGAGGATTGCATCGGCTAAGAAGCTTGTTCAACGATATACCAGCGACCCTAATTTTAAGTTACTTCATGATTCTATCTCTGATCATTTTGCTGATTGCTTGAAGAAAGATCTTGAGCTTTTGAAATCTGGGTCGCCCACAAAAATCAGTCTTGCAGCAAAATGGTGTCCTTCCGTTGACTCTTCCTTTGACAGGTCAACGCTTCTCTGTGAGACCATTGCAAAAAGAATCTTCCCTAAAGAGGAGTATGAAGGTGTGGAGGAGGCTCATTATGCTTACCGGGTTCGCGATCGTTTGAGGAAGGATGTATTGGTGCCATTGCGGAAGTTGTTGGAGTTGCCTGAGGTGTTCATTGGGGCTAATCAATGGAATTTGATTCCTTACAATAGGGTTGCTTCTGTGGCCATGAAGTTGTATAAGGAGAAGTTTTTGAAGCATGATAAAGAGAGATTCGAGAAGTACTTGGAGGATGTGAAAGCGGGGAAGACTACCATCGCGGCCGGTGCTTTACTTCCCCATGAGATTATAAAGTCTTTGGGAGATGGAGATGGTGGGGAAGTTGCCGAGTTGCAGTGGAAGAGAATGGTTGATGATTTGCTCAAAAAAGGAAAGATGAGGAATTGTCTTGCTGTGTGTGATGTGTCTGGGAGTATGTATGGGATCCCTATGGAGGTGTCCGTGGCATTGGGATTGTTGGTGTCTGAACTCAGTGACGAACCTTGGAAAGGGAAAGTTATTACTTTCAGTGCCGAGCCTCAGCTTCATTCGATTCAGGGGGATAATCTCAAGTCTAAGACAGATTTTGTGAGGGACATGGATTGGGGAGGGAACACTGATTTCCAGAAGGTGTTTGATCGCATATTGGATGTGGCTGTAAATGGGAATCTCAAGGAAGATCAGATGATTAAGAGGATCTTTGTATTCAGTGACATGGAGTTTGATCAAGCATCTATGAACCCCTGGGAGACTGACTATCAAGCGATCACTAGGAAGTATACAGAAAAAGGGTATGGTTCTGCTGTGCCTCAGATAGTTTTTTGGAATCTGAGAGACTCAAGGGCCACCCCGGTGCCAGCCACTCAGAAAGGAGTGGCACTCGTAAGTGGATTTTCTAAGAATCTGCTGACATTGTTCTTGGATAATGAAGGTGATATAAGCCCTGTAGAAGCCATGGAAGCTGCCATCGCTGGCCCCGAGTATCAGAAACTAGTTGTGCTTGATTGA